The Tropicibacter oceani DNA segment GGATGCGGCCGGCCTTGCAGGTGATGGTCAGCATGTCCGGCTCCCAGCCGGGGTTGGCCTTCAGAAAGGCTTCTTCGATCAGCGAGGCGGGCAGCGTCACCGGCTTGTCGAGCTTGCGAAAGACCTCGGGGCGGTTAACGCCTTCGAAAGCCTTGCGCGCCAGATCGTAGTAGGTCTCGGGGTCGAGTCCGGAACAGACGCCGTGCTTTTTCCACTGGTACCAGGCAAGGCCGGGTGTGCCCATGATATCGGCCATCGAGGCGGTCAGCGCGCGCGAGGGCTGTCGCTGTGTGGTCCGGCAATAGGACGGCCAGCCGCGGTGGTACTGCGGCCAAAGCCCATGCATCACCCAGCCGAAATCGGCCGAGGCATCGCATTGCGGCGAGCCGCGCCCGTCGCCTTCCAGGGCGCACCAGGTGGGCGACCAGGACAGTGACAGAACATAGTAATCGAACTCGCCGGCCGGCTCTCCTTCGGCCAGCGCCGCAACGGCAGTAAACAACCAGATCACCAAAGCACGCATTTTCTCTTTCCTCTTTAGGCCAAGATGACTATATACCCGCCAGGTTTCCCTACAACGGCAACTTGTCCCGGAGCGCCGGGACCGCCCTGGCCCCGGCCTTGGCGCGCCAGAAGATATTGCCGGGGGACAAGGTTTTTTGCACGGAGGCACACCATGGCCAAACTTCTGCACCCCAAAGCGACCGCCGTCTGGCTGGTGGACAACACCACGCTCAGCTTCAAGCAGATCGCAGATTTTACCGGGTTCCACGAGCTGGAAATCCAGGGCATTGCCGATGGCGACGTGGCCACGGGCGTCAAGGGTTTCGACCCGGTGGCCAACAACCAGCTGGTTCAGGAAGAAATCGACAAGGCGGAAAAAGACCCGCTTTACAAGATGAAGCTGAAATTCAACGCCGCGGCCCATGACGAAGAAAAGCGTCGCGGACCGCGCTACACCCCGCTGTCCAAGCGTCAGGACCGCCCGAATGCGATCTTGTGGCTGGTCAAGTTCCACCCCGAACTGGCCGACAGCCAGATCAGCAA contains these protein-coding regions:
- a CDS encoding ribonuclease T2, which produces MRALVIWLFTAVAALAEGEPAGEFDYYVLSLSWSPTWCALEGDGRGSPQCDASADFGWVMHGLWPQYHRGWPSYCRTTQRQPSRALTASMADIMGTPGLAWYQWKKHGVCSGLDPETYYDLARKAFEGVNRPEVFRKLDKPVTLPASLIEEAFLKANPGWEPDMLTITCKAGRIQEARLCLSRDLAPVPCGRDTVKDCTMQDALFDPIR